The Methanophagales archaeon DNA segment TCTTTCTATGGTGGGAATACAAAGCGGGATTGTCCGGTATGTATCATTTTACAAAGGAAAAGAAGACAAAGGAAGAATTAAAGGCACGATAATCTCTGCACTGAAGATCACCTTACCTTTGAGTTTTATATTGGCATTTATTCTGTTCTGGTATGCAAGCTGGATTTCAAATCATGTTTTTCACGATGCGAACCTGACATCCATTCTAAAAATTTTTGCTCTTGGGGTTCCGTTCTTTGTTTTAGCTCAAAATTTATTGTCCGCTATTGTCGGATTTCAAGATATGAGGTATCGAGTTTATACAGAAAAGATATTTCAAGAAGCTTTAAAATTAGTGGCAATTGTGATTCTTCTCCTATTGGGATTTGGGGTTGTGGGTGCAGTATGGGGCTGGGTGCTTGCAATAATAGTTATGCCATTCATAGCTTTTTATTTCCTCGAAAAGAAAGTTTTTCCTATTTTAAACACAAAAGTGAAAGCGGTTTCGGTGGATAAAGAGCTTTTCGCTTTCTCTTTTCCTCTGCTATTTGCAGGTATCGCGGGCATGATAATGGGCTGGACAGATACTTTGATGTTGGGATATTTTTGCTCATCTGCGGATGTGGGGATTTATAATGCGGCACTGCCAACAGCACAGTTGATAAGGGGTATTCCAGCGGCTTTTGGTGTTATCTTCTTCCCTGTTGTTTCTGAACTCTATGCGAGAAATAAAATGGAAGATTTAAGAAGGACTTACAGCGTGGTTACAAAATGGATGCTTGCACTTATCTCCCCTATA contains these protein-coding regions:
- a CDS encoding flippase, with the protein product MPDEEDFLGESLRKIVKGAGFVLVGILIGRTFGYGSRLIIARLGASDYGLVALGFAVMSIAVTLSMVGIQSGIVRYVSFYKGKEDKGRIKGTIISALKITLPLSFILAFILFWYASWISNHVFHDANLTSILKIFALGVPFFVLAQNLLSAIVGFQDMRYRVYTEKIFQEALKLVAIVILLLLGFGVVGAVWGWVLAIIVMPFIAFYFLEKKVFPILNTKVKAVSVDKELFAFSFPLLFAGIAGMIMGWTDTLMLGYFCSSADVGIYNAALPTAQLIRGIPAAFGVIFFPVVSELYARNKMEDLRRTYSVVTKWMLALISPIFLLVLLFPEQIIKILFGAEYVAGATALSILVFGFMIYAAIGPSSEILQTYGKTKTVMMANYIGAAINLGLNFLLIPIYGVNGAAVATGFSLALLYILNFLFAYRVAKVQPFRRSYLKIILASLIAVLVIYLLARYAIGVSTFALIAVLIVFLALYFFLLLLMKSFEEEDLMIMRAIDQQLGTKSDWIRDIIRRFL